From Argopecten irradians isolate NY chromosome 3, Ai_NY, whole genome shotgun sequence:
ATTGGCTACATACCACAGCTGGCTGTCCGAACTGGTTCTGGATGAAGAATCCCTGGGGTGCCGCTGTGGCAAGCTGTGGTGTTGCTGTGGCAAACTGTGGCAGTTGTTGTAGCAACTGGAGCTGTTGGGCAATCGTGGTGGCTGCCGTTGTGGTGGCCTAATAACCAGGAAATATATCTCACTATGAGTACAATAGTTAATGTAGAATTTCACAGGCTCACTATACAGCATAGAAATGAAAACATCAATGCCCCATTTAGAGCTATGGAAATGATTACTGTCCAGCCCTCCTACAGAAAGTTTTCAATGTGTGACATAATTCTCccaaaataatatgaaattttattatataaatgatatacatgacaacatcaattatttatacaaatttcCATAAGTGTTTCTAAAGGCATAaagtataaacaaaattaattttgcaaTTGCTTTTAAAGTGTAAAAAATTCTGTCCGatggaaaatcatatttcaatatGAGTGTCAATGTGTAAGAGTTCTGCATGCAGTACTAGTCATGATCGTTTATTTCATGGGATATATCAAAACCCTTTGTGGAAATCTTGTTTGGCTAGTATCAAACTCTTAGAATTGGATTAAAGATGTCATTGTGACAGGTAATTCTCTATCACTCCCCTCCTTGCATTGGTTCATCCTTCATTTTAGAGTTAAACGTCTGAATCTGATTAAACTTTCAAGTTAAGAgcttttataaatatacactcCTAACTGTCATGACAATGACTTCAATCCTTCCTTCAACAGTAAAATGCACATAATTTTTTGGACTTGTGAAACATGGAAATTAGTCTCCCAAAAGCGTTTGAATTTTTCCACCCATCTTTTTAATACCAATTACTGTATTTATGGCATAATGCATTATGCATGAACAATTGTAAAACTGTAGCAAATGATATCAAATTACCAGTATCACAAGCAAGTTAGGCCGAAACTTTGAATATGCCAAGTAACtaattttaatattcatatattgaACCGATGACATTGCTAGAGGTGAAATATTCTATCtgaatacatttacataaaaccACACTATATTTGCATTTAGAGTAGATTAATACGTAAATGTGATATTGCACATGACTAATTAGCATATACAGCTTCTAGGATGTTAGAACCTATGAATATTCATAAGGTATCAGTTTCAATATTCAGACAACATGCCACTGCAACGTGACAAAATTAATGGAAAAAAACAATTCTCTCACATTTTTGATGACAGAGTATTTGTTGTGATGGAAAAGAGCTTTGTACATTTCACCCAGTGTGTTTATATAAAAGCTTAAGACTACATGGTAAACGATGGTTAACACTTTTGTGGGATTTTCTATTAAGTCTAGCTAGAGATCTTAACCTAACAAGCTAGTGCTAAATGGAATTTCCTTTGAACCTATAGCTAGCTACATGTTGTTTATTATTTGGATAAAGGAAAATATATACCACATTACTAGTTTAGGTCCTTAAAACTTATAAGTTGGGTAAAAGTAGCCAAAGGTGTGACTAAATTACTACATATAGGACTAGAGGGGATTTCCCTTAATTAGCTATATATTGCTTTTGTAGTACATTGTAGTCTATTCTCCTTAATTagcaatacattgtatagctACAGTAGTATACATTGTAGTCTAAACTATAAGTGACTAAGGCTCATGATGATAAGAATATCTTCAACACGAGATGTTTAATTCGTCAGTAAAAAGAGGTTGCCAGTTTAACTGAGCCCTTTACATAAAGAAGTGACTGATTCTCTAGCTAGTCCTAAGACAGACTTCAACATTTTTAAAGCTTCACTAAAGCATCTATATCAGTTAGTATGTCTGACTCCAATGATGTCACTATATAACAGCCACATTATATAGGAGTACATCTGGATATTGTAGGGgtggtgtgttatatatatatactgtaacaggagtccagggccgttttcgtttattcggaacaaccggttcgaccatTTGTTAAAGTTGtgatttcaagtataaatcctgacggacctttagtttttgatacaggcatgtgagggctttgtcaaggctcgtctgaaaacaatataaaatcaccaggtccgtctttcatttataaacgaacaacttggtccaaccagtcaaaccgtatagtCGAAAATGGCCCTGGATGATGATGAGTTTTATCTGGTTACTGATGATGGATCATATCCAGCCTATATCAGTATTATTATTGACACAATGCTGTCAGTGTATATAGATGAGCCGGTATACTTACCAGATTAAGAGGTTTAGGATCGTTGTCCTCTCCATTAGTCTGAGCATTGTTGACCACAGACAGCTCACCAGAGGTGGCTTCCCCATTCATTCTCACGCCTGAAAAACAAAACCGTCGCTAATTAGTAATATCAGATATTAATCAATCAAGAACCAAATCAGACACTTATTAGTCAGGAAACAAAGTAAGACACTAATTAGTCAGGAACCAATTTCAGAAACTAATTAGTCAGGAACCAAAATCAGAAACTAATTAGTCTAGAACCAAAGTAAGACACTAATTAGTCTAGAACCAAAGTAAGACACTAATTAGTCTAGAACCAAAGTAAGACACTAATTAGTCTAGAACCAAAGTAAGACACTAATTAGTCTAGAACCAAAGTAAGACACTAATTAGTCTAGAACCAAAGTAAGACACTAATTAGTCTAGAACAAAGTAGACACTAATAGTCAGACACTATTAGTCTAGAACTAAATCAGACACTAATTAGTCTAGAACCAAAGTAAGACACTAATTAGTCTAGAACTAAATCAGACACTAATTAGTCTAGAACTAAATCAGACACTATTTAGTCTAGAACCAAAGTAAGACACTAATTAGTCTAGAACTAAATCAGACACTATTTAGTCTAGAACAAAATCAGACACTAATTAGTCTAGAACCAAAGTAAGACACTAATTAGTCTAGAACCAAATCAGACACTATTTAGTCTAGAACCAAAGTAAGACACTAATTAGTCTAGAACTAAATCAGACACTATTTAGTCTAGAACCAAATTAAGACACTAATTAGTCAGGAACCAAAGAAAGACACTAATTAGTCAGGAACCAAAGAAAGACACTAATTGGTCTGGAACTTAACTCAGGAACTTAAGTCAGAGGACCAAGTCAGAAACCAtcaatttaaacttttaaagtaattatttgttttgtgtatacTGCACTGGTATTTCATTTCCCTCTAAAGTCTTCTTGAGATGCAATATGGgtacaattatataaattagAACTCCTTGATTTGGCAAATAAGATGACAAGAGTTAATGCTACTTTCCATTGATTGCAGCAAATTAGACATTTCTAAATGAGGATCTAGCTAATATAAGAATAATAATCAATGATGGCCTAATTAATTCCGGgttggttatacatgtatacctataCACTTAGGAGGGCTATAATAGTAGAATGGGACGACGGCTACACTTGCATTGGCTGACACAAACTTCTTTTAGAATATTATGCTATATAGAAGCTTCCAAAGAATGGTCACGATATATAGGTACATGTGACTGTCAATTTGTTAACATGACACATACATGAAATGTACCTCTCCCTTACATTACATCCAAACAAGCATTGGTTTAACATTCATAGAGATATTGCTATAACGCTTCTCAATTAGAAATTAGCatttatgatgaaatatttgaatGGCTTTACAACTACGTAATAAATCACCGATGGTCCATCAGGTCTAAATGCCTCACTGCGTCAATGCATTTTCCAAAGCTTAAGACGGTACCGATATAATTAATAGGTCTGATTTACATATACGGTTAAAGTATTGTATCTATTATCAAGTACCTAGATtctaaaaaaagaacaaaattaatttactCCTCAAAATACTAGTACTAATACAAATTTGTCCTGAAATGTATTCATGTACTTTAAGTTctgaaaaatgttaaattaacaCAACTTCTATATATAGATTTCATCAATCAAGTGTCAAATGTACAGGTGCCGAGGGATACCTGATAATGGAAACTAAGAAATGTATAGGGAGGAAGGATGTGTGAAGGATGAAAAAGTAGTTAAGACTTTAGATATGCTTATTTTGGAGAACAGGTAAAATTATTGCAGCTGCAACCATGCAAAAATACAACGTTAACTGCAGTAATTACGTACTAGTTTATCATAGGTTCCATTGGATAACTATATCCATTATAATAGAAAGATGCTGATTTTATTGTGTCACTGTGGCACTAGAgtaaaatttgatatacaagATATATATTCATGATAAAGAATATCTTTGAATGCTTTATTTTCTAGTTATTTGTGcatgttatatgtacatatttaaccACATTACAGAATCCTTCGCAATCTTAGACTTAACTATACTACCAAGGCAGTATTTTTCGTAAAATCATCTGTCCATGATAATTGAAAGGCAAAACTGAAAAAAAGATGATTTTAGAAAAATTTGATTTCAGGGAAATGGATTCATGAGTACAAACGAATATCTGAGCCAGCTGACAATTTTAGCTCATGGAAATGTTGGAAAGGTATCCAAATCAAAGCttaaaataagttttatcattaaatatacaatcaaatatatatcaatttaaacgTGATAACAATACATAATTACTGAGTTTTGTTGAGAATGGTTAAAAAGTTACAGACAAATGACATCACCCTGACCTAAACCTAATATGGTGAATTACACATGCTGACCTCATGACTTCAAGTTGGTCATATGCATCATGGTTAAcgcaataaaatgtttattaatttaCCAATTGCTAACAACATTTGAGagaaatttttaatattttattattcaataCAGTTGACAACTGTTGGATCCAGCTGGTGAAACTTATTTAGTTAAATGTTCAGATTTATTAGTGAATAAGAAAAATTCAgataaagttttgtactgtatcaAAGGcacaacactaatacacatATACCAGTATATACATAACATTGATCATTTAATTGTATCCTAAGTGCTTCATCACAGCCAGTTGAACAAGATCatgattaattaaattaaataattcaGTCTTCTTCAATTCCAATAAAATATTCAGTACATGTACACTAAAGATATTTGAGTTTTTTGTTCATTAAAATACACCAGTAGGAGGGTTCGTTGATGCTGGATTTTCCAAAAATGGAACTCAAGTCCTCCTCATGACAGATTATAAAATGGGGTCCCCTAATGTAATggattttctgaaaaaaatgttgtcctttttttttttttaatctttaatgATTAAAAAGGTATGCAAGCCATTCATGTCTAACTATAAAGCTAAAAGGATTACATAATTAAAAAGATAACACATTGTTTATTATGCATAATACATGACAGCCCCTAGCTTTAATTAGGTACACAAGCTCTTACAGTCATTTCACTCAAGATAGACATCAAGATGTCGTCCCTACCAAAGCCTACAGAAGTAAGTTCCACTATTTGAGCAATGGAACAAGATGTTATAGTCCTTTTATAAGACACAATTGAATTCTTAATTCTTTAATGTCGTATTTTGCTTTGttacaaattttcaaaattatattatatagctATATCTCTACAAAGATTAGTTAAAATCATACCAATTAAACATAATTCATATGccaaaataagatatatatacatgtatatggatttCTGTACttgtataatattattattaaatatgttttacatataaatctatactCTCTGTAGAATCAGAAATAtctattaattaatttttcttccattttgAATGGCAAGTTAAATGCTGACAAAATCCCTTAAAGTGGGTTGGGGATTCATTGAAAGAAGACAAAAGTAAGAAAAAAGTTGTTTGGAAGGAACAATAAGAACTAACTCCACTTGATGTCAATATGAAGAGTAGCGACTGTGACCTATACCTGTAGCGACTTACAAGTAAACAATGAACTCACCACATCAATTATACGGTGTTTACTGATAACTTGAGAGAGAAAAAACCCACCAAACTCATAATATATTGTAGAAATTACCTAGAGtttcattaattataaatataacaataatttcCTAAATATTTTGTTCTTATTCTAGTCCTGTAATGTTTTAAGGTTAATCATGCATTATTTGTTGTAAGTCATGATCACTTACTTTTCTAGTTTTATTGCCAGCCATGAAATGTTATTCAAATGTATACATTAGTATAAATTTTATATGCCATTGGTTTTACCTCTACAAGAATTGTTGCCTGGTATTGCCTAGTGTCAGAATGGCAACAACACATCTGTGTAGCCATGGTTCAATTCCCCATTCAGACAATGTATGACCCCAATGATTTGTGTCCAGCTTCCCATATATGACAAAAATACAACCTCTCACACCAGTTTCATAAACTCATCTGATGGAAATTGTGTATCAATAAAATGgcaaatattacattattattttatatcatattgcCAAACATAACTATGAATTAAACTTGTTATTATATAATGCAGATGCAAAATGTTCATTGAAAACAAATTCTTTTAGCAATTAACGctatgtatgcatgtatatgtaatttaaatatacaaattacaattataataaAGACATATTATCACTTTAGtaataaatttgtatttttccttttaaacaagatgttttataatatttcacaTTAATAAGTATGATATAAATATGCTGATGAAATTGGGGCCTAAAAAGTCACTTTTTTAAGCTATGAAAAGACTTGCATGTTATGAAAGAAGTTAttatttctttctctttttctttttacatttttctgtacaagtttttcttataaaaatattacaataagtCGTAAATCTGTTTCCTAAAGTAAAATTGATATGACTTACAATTATTTCTgaacatagaaataaaaaagtaaatataatgtttatcatatacaaataaatatgaaaaagtaCACTTAAAAGTTAATTGTAAAATCACAGcagttataaaacaatttaaagtTTCAAGAAAGCttataaagtaagtaaataataaataaaattaccgCAAAGTTTTCTTCTCATGATGTTCGCTGTCTCCGGAATTAACAGATAAAAGTGAAAGCATATTTAGGGCTgctatataaatatgtatggaTGAAAATATCCTCTTTATGCAAATAAGTTGTGTAGTCAATAGTTTCAGTTGTACTATTGTGGATCTTGACCTCCTTTCTTAATATGCAAGTGTACTTTTAAGAAGGTAAAATAAGTGTCACAATCTCACGCTTGACTATACTCCACTCTGACAAACTCACGGCATGCCAGGGGCTAATTTCGTATGCGCtcggcaataaatatttaaatgaggcCTTTTGTCAGGCTGTAAGAAGTCATATCGTAAATGTTAAAACAGCGCCCCGACAGAGGTGATTTGTATAGGAGGCCTCCCTATGAATAATGACTAGAAAACACAGCCATGTACTTTTCAGGTTACCTGTTACACATTTATATGCACATAAATTAATGCTATTTAGAAACTCAACAACGTATATCTTAAAACTTTTTAAAGTTTATCTTGAAGATCTTCAAGTTTAACATTAATGAATCAATTATGTACATACCTAAACACTGTATCAACTTTAGAAAAAAAGAGTTTGAAACCTAAAGTTTTACTTGTAAAAAAAGAGGCAACAATTTGAAACTCATTTATTTAGGGATACACTAGCAACAGATTTATCTTCCCctgttaatttgtttaattagtatttgaaaaaaaactttattcaTTACACTTTTGTTTCTGAATCTTATAAAGTTAATAAAAATCAGACCAAACACAAActtcagtagatttttttcttttgattatcTCCACAATCACCAGACAAACATGAAAACTGTTGAATATTTTCCGTTAATTCAAAGCGACAGATCCCCAATATGATAAAATTATTCTGAAGGCCTGAGGTACGGTGGGAGGCACTTAGGGGGTTTcctctatatattttttttttcaaaatatctttaaaacaaaagaaacagtaagagaaaaaaaaacaacacctgTGCACACATGAacaatcaatgaaataaaaaagcaCATGCAGCTTTTGTTTTATATAGGAACAAAATGAATTTGTGGTCAACTGTGTATAATCAAATACTTAATATTCCCTTTAGATGCcacaattcattttatttatgcAAATTGAATAAATCTGAATTTCGACAGTCATATATACAATTATTCAGGATTTGCGCTGGGATGAACCTACTTTGTACTTTAACAGAATACAacagatttataaatatttatgaaggTCTGCACAGGAATAAAGCGTGAAGGGGAGTGGTATTAGTAAAAGTATCATGTATATTATCAATCTGAAGATGTAAATGAAGGCCAGAAAGGAGAAAGTAAGTAGGGAAAAAAGCTCAGGATATAGTATGAAAGATTACCAGCTCAAGCTGAAGGGTTTACAATAGACAAAAGGGGGACAAGGAGGGTATACAGGAGGGTATACAGGAGGGTGACACAGAGGGTATACAGGAGGGTGACAGGGAGGGTGTGCAGGAGGGTGACAGGGAGGGTATGCAGGAGGGTGACAGGGAGGAGTATGCAGGAGGGTGATAGGGAGGGTATACAGGAGGGTATGCAGGAGGGTGACAGGGAGGGTATGCAGGAGGGTATGCAGGAGGGTGACAGGGAGGGTATGCAGGAGGGTAACAGGGAGGGTATGCAGGAGGGTGACACAGAGGGTATGCAGGAGGGTGACAGGGAGGGTATGCAGGAGGGTGACACAGAGGGTATACATGAGGGTGACAGGGAGGGTATGCAGGAGGGTAACAGGGAGGGTATGCAGGAGGGTATGCAGGAGGGTGACAGGGAGGGTATGCAGGAGGGTGACAGGGAGGGTATGCAGGAGGGTGACACAGAGGGTATGCAGGAGGGTGACAGGGAGGGTATGCAGGAGGGTGACACAGAGGGTATACATGAGGGTGACAGGGAGGGTATGCAGGAGGGTGACAGGGAGGGTATGCAGGAGGGTGACACAGAGGGTATACATGAGGGTGACAGGGAGGGTATGCAGGAGGGTGACACAGAGGGTATACATGAGGGTGACAGGGAGGGTATGCAGGAGGGTGACAGGGAGGGTATGCAGGAGGGTGACAGGGAGGGTATACATAGGGAGGGTGACAGGGAGGGTATGCAGGAGGGTGACACAGAGGGTATGCAGGAGGGTGACACAGAGGGTATACAGGAGGGTGACAGGGAGGGTATACATGAGGGTGACAGGGAGGGTATACAGGAGGGTGACATGGAGGGTATACAGGAGGGTGACAGGGAGGGTATGCAGGAGGGTGACAGGGAGGGTATGCAGGAGGGTGACAGGGAGGGTATACAGGAGGGTGACAGAGAGGATATACAGGAGGGTGACAGGGAGGATATACAGGAGGGTGATAGAGAGGATATACAGGAGGGTGACAGGGAGGGTATGCAGGAGGGTGACAGGGAGGGTATACAGGAGGGTGATAGGGAGGGTATACAGGAGGGTGATAGAGAGGATATACAGGAGGGTGATAGAGAGGGTAAACAGGAGGGTGATAGGGAGGGTATACAGGAGGGTGATAGAGAGGGTAAACAGGAGGGTGATAGGGAGGGTATACAGGAGGGTGATAGAGAGGGTAAACAGGAGGGTGATAGAGAGGATATACAGGAGGGTGATAGGGAGGGTAAACAGGAGGGTGATAGAGAGGGTAACCAGGAGGGTGATAGAGAGGGTAATACAGGAGGGTGACAGGGAGGGTATAAAGGAGGGTGATAGAGAGGGTAACCAGGAGGGTGATAGGAGGGGAGGAAAGTGATAGAGAGGGTAAACAGGAGGGTGATAGAGAGGATATACAGGAGGTGTGATAGAGAGGGTAAACAGGGGGGTGATAGGGAGGGTATGCAGGAGGGTGACACAGAGGGTATACAGGAGGGTGATAGGGAGGGTATACAGGAGGGTGACAGGGAGGGTAAACAGGAGGGTGATAGAGAGGGTAAACAGGAGGGTGAAGGAGGGTATACAGGAGGGTGAGGGGTGATAGGGAGGGTACAGGAGGGTGACAGGGAGGGTATACAGGAGGGTGATAGGGAGGGTATACAGGAGGGTGACAGGGAGGGTAACAGGAGGGTGATAGGAGGGTAACAGGGGGAAGGGAGGGTAAAAGGGAGGGTATACAGGAGGGTGACAGGGAGGTATACAGGAGGGTGACAGAGGGTATACAGGAGGGTGATAGGGAGGGTATACAGGAGGGTGAAGGGAGGGTATACAGGAGGGTGACAGGGAGGGTATACAGGAGGGTGATAGAGAGGGTAAACAGGAGGGTGATAGGGAGGGTATACAGGAGGGTGATAGGGAGGGTAAACAGGAGGGTGATAGGGAGGGTATACAGGAGGGTGATAGGGAGGGTATACAGGAGGGTGATAGGGAGGGTATACAGGAGGGTGATAGAGAGGGTATACAGGAGGGTGATAGGGAGGGTATACAGGAGGGTGATAGGGAGGGTATACAGGAGGGTGATAGGGAGGGTATACAGGAGGGTGATAGGGAGGGTATACAGGAGGGTGATAGAGAGGGTATACAGGAGGGTGATAGGGAGGGTATACAGGAGGGTGACACAGAGGGTATACAGGAGGGTGATAGGGAGGGTATACAGGAGGGTGATAGGGAGGGTATACAGGAGGGTGATAGGGAGGGTATACAGGAGGGTGATAGGGAGGGTATACAGGAGGGTGATAGAGAGGGTATACAGGAGGGTGATAGGGAGGGTATACAGGAGGGTGATAGGGAGGGTATACAGGAGGGTGATAGGGAGGGTATACAGGAGGGTGATAGGGAGGGTATACAGGAGGGTGATAGGGAGGGTATACAGGAGGGTGATAGGGAGGGTATACAGGAGGGTGATAGGGAGGGTATACAGGAGGGTGACAGGGAGGGTATACAGGAGGGTGATAGGGAGGGTATACAGGAGGGTGATAGGGAGGGTATACAGGAGGGTGACAGGGAGGGTATACAGGAGGGTGATAGGGAGGGTAACAGGAGGGTGATAGGAGAGGGTATACAGGAGGGTGACAGGGAGGGTATACAGGAGGGTGATAGGGAGGGTATACAGGAGGGTGATAGGGAGGGTATACAGGAGGGTGACAGGGAGGGTATACAGGAGGGTGATAGGGAGGGTATACAGGAGGGTGACAGGGAGGGTATACAGGAGGGTGACAGGGAGGGTATACAGGAGGGTGATAGGGAGGGTATAACAGGAGGGTGATAGGAGGGTATACAGGAGGGTGAAGGAGGGTATACAGAGGGTGAAGGAGGGTATACAGGAGGGTGATAGGGAGGGTATACAGGAGGGTGATAGGGAGGGTATACAGGAGGGTGATAGGAGGGTATACAGGAGGGTGATAGGGAGGGTATACAGGAGGGTGATAGGAGGGTATACAGGAGGGTGATAGGGAGGGTAAACAGGAGGGTGATAGAGAGGAGGGTGAAGGAGGGTAACAGGAGGGTGACAGGGAGGGTATACAGGAGGGTGATAGAGAGGGTATCAGGAGGGTGAGGGTACAGGAGGGTGAAGGAGGGTATACAGGAGGGTGATAGGAGGGTAACAGGAGGGTGATAGGGAGGGTATCAGGAGGGTGATAGGGAGGGTATACAGGAGGGTGATAGGGAGGGTATACAGGAGGGTGATAGGGAGGGTATACAGGAGGGTGATAGGAGGGTATACAGGAGGGTGATAGAGGGGTATACAGGAGGGTGACAGGGAGGGTATACAGGAGGGTGACAGGGAGGGTATACAGGAGGGTGATAGGGAGGGTATACAGGAGGGTGATAGGGAGGGTATACAGGAGGGTGACAGGGAGGGGTAAACAGGAGGGTGATAGAGAGGGTATACAGGAGGGTGACAGGGAGGGTAAACAGGAGGGATAAAAGGAGGGTGATAGGGAGGGTATACAGGAGGGTGACAGGGAGGGTATACAGGAGGGTGATAGGGAGGGTGACACAGAGGGTATGCAGGAGGGTGACACAGAGGGTATGCAGGAGGGTGATAGGGAGGGTATACAGGAGGGTGATAGGGAGGGTATACAGGAGGGTGATAGGGAGGGTATACAGGAGGGTGACAGGGAGGGTATACAGGAGGGTGATAGGGAGGGTATACAGGAGGGTGATAGGGAGGGTATACAGGAGGGTGATAGGGAGGGTATACAGGAGGGTGACAGGGAGGGTATACAGGAGGGTGATAGGGAGGGTATACAGGAGGGTGACAGGGAGGGTATACAGGAGGgtgataaat
This genomic window contains:
- the LOC138319546 gene encoding S-antigen protein-like, with amino-acid sequence MQEGDREGIQEGMQEGDREGMQEGMQEGDREGMQEGNREGMQEGDTEGMQEGDREGMQEGDTEGIHEGDREGMQEGNREGMQEGMQEGDREGMQEGDREGMQEGDTEGMQEGDREGMQEGDTEGIHEGDREGMQEGDREGMQEGDTEGIHEGDREGMQEGDTEGIHEGDREGMQEGDREGMQEGDREGIHREGDREGMQEGDTEGMQEGDTEGIQEGDREGIHEGDREGIQEGDMEGIQEGDREGMQEGDREGMQEGDREGIQEGDREDIQEGDREDIQEGDREDIQEGDREGMQEGDREGIQEGDREGIQEGDREDIQEGDREGKQEGDREGIQEGDREGKQEGDREGIQEGDREGKQEGDREDIQEGDREGKQEGDREGNQEGDREGNTGG
- the LOC138319547 gene encoding protein argonaute-2-like, which produces MQEGDTEGIQEGDREGIQEGDREGKQEGDREGKQEGEGGYTGGEGIQEGDREGKQEGDREGIQEGDREGKQEGDREGIQEGDREGIQEGDREGIQEGDREGIQEGDREGIQEGDREGIQEGDREGIQEGDREGIQEGDREGIQEGDREGIQEGDTEGIQEGDREGIQEGDREGIQEGDREGIQEGDREGIQEGDREGIQEGDREGIQEGDREGIQEGDREGIQEGDREGIQEGDREGIQEGDREGIQEGDREGIQEGDREGIQEGDREGIQEGDREGIQEGDREGIQEGDREGNRRVIGEGIQEGDREGIQEGDREGIQEGDREGIQEGDREGIQEGDREGIQEGDREGIQEGDREGIQEGDREGITGG